A window of Phaseolus vulgaris cultivar G19833 chromosome 4, P. vulgaris v2.0, whole genome shotgun sequence genomic DNA:
AATCGTCTAAAAATTACACATCTGCGATAAGTATATTTGTATATAGATTAATATTTCGtaatataaagatttttttacaGGTTGGTCAATACCAAAAAACTCGTCTTGCAATATTACGAGAAAATTTGATTTTACTAACACACGAAATTTGTTAATAATGCTAAAGTTCTGTCAATAAATTGAAATTTCTCAAAAAGTGACGGTCAAGAATCTTTTGATAAATCTTTGTCTATAAACACGAAAATTACAACAATTAAGTATTATTTTTGAATCACAGTTATTAGACGAAAATTACAACAAGTAAGTATTATTTTTGAATCGCAGTTATTACACGAAAATTACAACAAGTCAAGAATCTTTTGATAAATCTTTGTCTATAACacactattaatatttttttttataaaaaaattcatattaagtatcattatgcaacttaacaacaatcatttgtcatcatatgaaaaaaaatactattaaaaaaagaaaatataaaaaaatatgggaaactagaccaaaattcatatgttaacaaaagcGATACACATGTAGactatatatattcataaaaaattctaagaacagactaaatggaagtctattataccaatgaaatgattatcTATGAGTGTACTGGACAGAGTGCTCGGATGCTCAGTGCACTAGCGTGGGTAGGTCCACTCGGTTGTTAGGCCCAAAGAATGGGTCACGAGTTTTACCTAGTTATATTGGCAAGCCCGTTAGagactaattaaaataatatttttgttagatattaaaataaggTTATTAgcataatatgtttttttaacctAACAGATAAGTGTGTGTGGTTGTTAAGATACGTAAATATATGCATATAGTTGTTTGttgaaaagataaaattgaaaattgcaCCGTGTGTAAGGGTGCCCACGTAAACCAAAATGTTTTTCTGCTATTAGCACCTGAAATGGTGTCCCGTTAGCAGGTGgtttttctgttattattttatacacTCAGTAAAGATAAGATTCTCAtgagagaaagttgttacaagagtaGTTATAAAAGGGGTTTAAGTCCCTCGATAAAGGTATGGTGTTTCTAAGATTGAGATTGAATACTTATTTGATTTTAGTaagctctcactgacttgatcatcagagtatgatcaacaggtagagccccctCTATTTTAATGGAGCCACGTTCCAGTGCAACAAGAAGACGTAGAACTGATTCCAGAGGAGACAGGCTAGAAGTGGAGCTTCTCACCAGGTTCAActggcgagaacatttggcacccaccgtgggaccCGATAAAACCTAATCCCACCCACATTCGTGTTTGAAGCCTTGCAGCGCGATGAGGAACACTTGACAAGGACCTGTGGGATCTGAAGGAAGTGAGGTCCCCACCTTACAACAACTCATGGACACCATAAGAACTCTCTAGGAAGCCAACAGGTGAGAGCAGAAGCATATCCAGCAAGAAGCTAAAGTCGAGCAGGAGAAGATCATTACAGAAGCTTGAGCTGAGTAAGTTCTTAGGCAAGATCAATTGATGACGAATATAGATGCTTCACGAGCAAATAGTGAGGAATTGCGCAAGGCCAACAAGGACTTGCGCAAGAGTTTACAACAACGTGATCAATGCTCCACAAGGGAGCGAGGTTTGAATGTGCCCTTGAGAACTCGTCCCAAGCCATTCTCGCAAGCGATCATGGATGAGCTTGTGCCACCACACTACATCACGCCCAATATCATTTTCACGGGGGTAGAAGACCCTGAAAATCATCTCACGACGTTCATTGCCTAGATGATTATTTATGCGGGAACAAATGTTATCCATTTCAAGATGTTCATGGGTACATTCACAAGTACAACCCTGCAGTGGTTTAGTGGGCTTCTTGATGGCCACATCTCCTTTTTCGACTAATTTTCTAAGTTGTTCAGGGAACAGTTCTCTGTCAACCTGGTCAAACCTCCAATTTTATATGACCCCTTCAGCATGAGACAAAGGCAAGAGAGTCTATGAAAAACTACATAAATAGATTATGGGGGCTTACAATGAACTCTCGTGACCTTGCCTCTAATACTAATTGTTGGATTGAGTGTTTACCGTTGATATAACTAATGGTTAAGACACAACTCTTCTTATTACTTAAGGGCATAGTAATAATTCACACCACCCTCctctctctcccttctctcttcattttatCTCTCATATCTCAACtattccaaaatttgatcacACATGTAGTAGTTGAGGATTTAGGCTACATTTCTACTCGATCAGGTTTTCAAACAAATAAAGTTTCAGTTTACTATAAAGAtccctttttctttattttttgttatgattTGGTCATCAATCTTGATGGGCACAATTGAGAGAAGTGTTTaacattacatacgaattttttttgtatgtaaAACTGTCGTAGGTaactttacatacggattttttccatattatttttaatttttccattattatctttatcttttttttttatttcttagtaTTATCTACACCAAAGAAACTTTAACCACTACATCACACAAATTCTTTtgtcatattatgatttttattatacttattattattattaatatcatttatattattaaaattattaatattattaacattaataatattattaactattgttaatattgttaatattataaatattattaatatcctattattatttttaatatttttaaatattgttaatattattaaatactgtaaatattattaaatattattaatattattaatattattaaaattattaatactattaaatattattaatattaaaaaaattattaatattattaaatattattaatattataaacattataagtttattactattaaaaatattattaagtattgttaatattattaaatattattaaatattgtaaatattattaaatattgtaaatattattaaatattgtaaatattattaaatattgtaaatattgtaaatattataaatattattaaatattgtaaatattattaaatattattaatattattaatattttaaatattattagtattataaatattaataataataatattattaatattaatatttttattaatattaatattaatattatcaataatatcaatgttattattattacaattattaaaaatatttaattcaaattcgtatgtaatgctcactttacatacaAATCCAGATCCATAtataaaaatccgtatgtaacgctgactttacatacggatccaaatccgtatgtaaaaatctgtatgtaatgttCACTTTACATACGAAACTAGATCCGTATGTAACGctgattttacatacggatccaaattcgtatgtaaaaatctgtatgtaacgtcattttacatatggattcaaatttgtatgtaaaatttgtatgtaatgttCAATTTACATATAGATTTGAATccatatataaatagaaaatttcttgtagtgtttggaTAACATGCTTTAGGTCCTTAGATCCTAGAGTGATTTTCTTGTCAGATATGAAATTTCCATAGAAATAAAGAAtctcaggtaagggaagctatcTTTGATTCAATAGAACCTTAAGGTCGCTtatttagataataatttaatataaaattatgttatgCATTTTTAAGTATGAAGTTAGTTGAACTGAATTTGATTGTGGTATGATGAGTTTGAGTAGTTTAGATGGTATTTAAATGATTGAAGAATGATGTTTGAACGAATTTTAGTTTGGATTGATCTTTTTGAATTGTTAGAAGTTATGTGGTTAGATTGTTTTAGAATAGatctttgaaaatatatttaagtctATTTTTTTAGGTTggttttcttatatttttgttgAGACGAGACAATTCTTGCTCCAGCAAAAATATCCATGCATTTGATTTGTTCTTTAGTTCTCTTCTCGCACAAGCGAGCCTATTCTCTCAAGCGAAAGCCACACTGAAATATCAGCCCTTTCGTCCTCATTTTCACTTAAGCGAAAAAATTTCGCTCAAGCGAGCCTATTCTCACTTAAACTAGAAAATTTCGCTCAAACTAgcctaaaaaaaatcataatttttcttttttgttttttatgcattttcacaattatttaaattatgcattaatttaatttttttgcaaATCATACATTTTTTTGTGAAAGTTTAAATGTTGGGAGATTGAATGgtatgtaatatatataagaGTGATAATTGAATTGTGAAATTTTTAAATGATATGGTTTGGTGTGAAGGATAGAATGTGTGTGAAATTGAGATCATTGTGTAATTAATTTGAGAAATGTTAAATAATACATCAGAGATTGTTATGCATTGTATGTGAATGATATACATTGTATGAGGACTATGGAATTGTATGAAATTAAgatcatacatttgggataatgtatgagttatTGATTGGTTTGGTATTAAGTATTGACACATATGTTTCAACATAAATCTTTTAGCTTCATTggtgatctaagtcacataaactaaaatattagtaggtgagaagttgatgagggagttcatacacaccgtGACCGCTTGTAGTCACACGGTATTTGATGTTTGAATTTATCCTGATCCTTTATCTTAGTTTCGCTTGTAAATCTAAGTCTTGGGTTGGATCATATGTTAGTATCTGGTAGAGCCTAATTAATACAAGTCTTCCAAAATGGGTCTGTTGGATATTGTTGGTgtatagatccatgtgtggtccATATGATTGTTCATGATGATATTGGAATGAAGTTGAGTTGTGGTGATTAATATTGATTATTATATGATTACGATTGATggaaaaatgaaatgaaatgatatatatgaatgattaatctaatttattatttttacttatatcTTCATATGTTATAATTTGATTTCGATAACTAAACATTGCACGTGTTGTTTATACACAAGCATACATATGTGCAGTGCACGAGGAACTTTGGGTAAAGAGTGGGGAGCGttgctttattttatttccttttataaaatgattatatattttggggtgttacaattataataaatgaaaattttatataataattattacaatGAATATGACTTTGAGATGTGattgttaataaataaatagatattaatattatatttataaaactgAATGTTACATCGaatgaaaattttatataataattattgtgATGAATATGACTTTGAGATgtgataattaataaataaatattaatattttatttataaaagtgaATGTTACATTGATgacattaattaatattaatttttttattaattgtctCATTAGTCCACTCTTAAGTGACTCGGTACACTAACTACAATACATGATAATTCTGCAATCGCACTTAAGAGCATAATAACTCAATCACTACCACGATTTGAATGTGACTTGACCCACgagaatatattaaaaaaatgtggtaTTACAAATCCAACAAAACTAAATGaagattttatataataattattacaatGAAGATGAGTTTGAAATGTGATGgtcaatgaaaataaatattaatgttatatttataaaaaaaaaatgttacatcAATGAAATTAATTGATACTAACTAATAGTTTAATTCTAAGAGTGTTTTTAATGTATAAATATGGAAGAACCAACTTCTTGTGAGTTCATATCTCAAACAATCTACAAGAGAAAGGTTTGAAAATTGAAAGGTTTTGATGGGAGAAAAAATGTCAAAGAAGTTGGGTGTGATGATGGTGTTAACAATCTTGGTTGTCTTAGCCATGGAGGCTCATCATGTGGAATGCAACAACTTTATGATCCCAATGTACCCTTGTGATCCTCTTTCTTGCCTTACCCGGTGCGAGGAAGTTAGGGAGAACAAGTTCAAGGGTTCTCATTGTGAGAATAACCCAGGGGGTTCATTTTGCGTTTGCACATGAATTCAAATCATTATCTAATACTTTgctttattatataatatatgaataaaaaaatggtttattttttattttctgcttaatttatttttattattcataaaaaattcaagttcttttctttttaaatgtattattaTCTGATCGCTCTTCtccataatataatttataaacgTTATAATTATCTAAACTTCAATGTATGAAATGATTATAGTGTTTCATCTTTAGGATTTAAGGGATTATATTTGGGTcataaattcaaatttctttAAAACTCTTAGGTTTATAAACatcaatttcttttaatttattaagactttttaagaataaaattgtgACAAAAAGACTGTAAATGATtcatcaaaaatatatttagcaCAAACATATAACCATAATTTATTGGTGTGATTTATTACTCTGATTTATTATGaaataattatgaaatagaaacattGAATTGTTGTATTAAGAATATTATGGTATGCATAATATATGTTAGTAAGAGGAATCAGAATATTAAGATAAGAAGTaaaattcattaataaaatcatcGATTAAGAAGGATGAAGAATGTTAAATTATAGGTTcacaaaattatgaataaagCACTAACAAATAACTTATCAAGTTCATTGTTGTTCTTCACCCAAATGAAAAACATCAATAATACCTAAAACAATATGttaattacaaataattaaaatctaataaataaatcaaatttatttattttttttactaattttaaactaaagagtaaatttttaattttacctttttattaattaaaaaaatacaattttatacattacttaaaaacttttacattttctttctttttactaTATTTACCTTAATTTAAACAATTtcccttttttatttattttattcaaatccACTCCTTAATCTAATGTGCTCAATATCAAACAATTTAACTTCAGAGGTAGTTACTTATTTACCACTTCAAAATTCCAACCAAGGCATCATTTTGGGTAATAACAAATCGTAATTTAAATCTTactatatttgttttatttacaatAACTTTCATCTATCgattttgagagaaaaaaaaacacttatataattaatatattttaaatatttactaaactCAAGTTTAGTAGTCAAAAGGTCGAGTTTATAAAAGTTCCTCGAGTTATAAATTAGGTAAAACGTAGATACACGAAAACAACCACGTTGATTTGAGCAAACTACAACTAAAAATACACAATTCCTGGGTTACAACAAATGGTTGTAACTTGTGAGGCAACAAAATCAATGTGAAAACTTCAGTCCTACATCGAATGAAGATTCACATGAGAAACATAGTTTCTAGACTCAGCGTTGCTCAAACGTGGATTGCACCCCATTCTGTTTCTTGTAGCTATATTACTGAAACCCATCAGGCCAATAAGCATGAAGCATCAGCTGTACACAAAGACATTAATGCATATGGGTTGGATTCAACCACTTTCCATGTTGCCTGCCACATGTTTGAAGAAATGTCTGGCCTAACTGTTGCTTCAGCAACGACCATAATTCAGGGTTTTGTTAAGCGCCACTGCTATGAAGATGCTATCCATCTTTTCTGTAAGATGTTGGCCTCAGAAATTAGACCCAATGAGTTCACATTTGGAACCGTGCTTAACTCCTCCACGTCACATGGAAATTTTATTGTTGGGAGGCAGCTTCATGCTTGTGCAATGAAGGTTGGCCTTAGTTGTCACGTATTTGTTGGTACTCCTCTTCTTGATTTGTATTTCAAGCTGAGTACTACAGAAGATGCCCAGAAGGCTTTCAGAGATACTCTACACCCTAATGTGGTGTCTTATACAACTCTAATTTGTGGGTATTTGAAGAGAGGGAGATTTGAAGAGGCTCTGCAGGTTTTCCATGAGATGCCTGAGAGGAATGTTGTCTCGTGGAATGCGATGGTTGGTGGGTGCAGCCAAACGGGTCATAATGAAGAAgctgtgaatttttttattggcATGCTTCGAGAAGGATTTATACCAAATGAATCTACTTTTCCGTGTGTGATTTGTGCAGCTGCAAATATAGCTTCCCTTGGAGTTGGGAAAAGTTTTCATGCATGCGCAATCAAGTTTTTGGGCAAGGTTGATCAGTTTGTTGGTAATTCTCTTATCAGCTTTTATGCAAAGTGCGGAAGCATGGACGACAGCCTGCTAATGTTTGACAAGCTTTTTAAAAGGAACATAGTTTCGTGGAATGCCGTGATATGTGGTTATGCACAGAATGGAAGGGGTGTTGAAGCGATAAGCTTCTTTGAAAGAATGGGTTTTGAAGGATATAAACCTAATGATGTTACCCTTCTCGGGTTACTCTGGGCTTGTAATCATGCAGGACTTGTTGATGAGGGCTACTCTTATTTCAATCGGGCCAGGCTTGAGAGTCCCAATTTACTAAAGCCCGAGCATTATGCTTGCATGGTTAACTTGCTTGCTCGCTCTGGACGATTTGCAGAAGCTGAGGATTTTCTTCAGAGCGTGCCTTTTGACCCTGGACTTGGATTTTGGAAGGCATTGCTTGGGGGATGTCAAATCCACTCTAACAAGGAGTTGGGAGAGCTTGCAGCAAGAAAGATTTTGTCTTTAGATCCAGAAGATGTATCGTCCTATGTGATGTTGTCAAATGCTCATTCTGCAGCAGGTAAGTGGTCAGACGTCGCAACCGTAAGGACTGAAATGAAGGAAAAGGGGATGAAAAGGATTCCAGGTAGCAGTTGGATTGAAGTTAGAGGCAAAGCTCATGTCTTTCTTACTGCAGACCATAATCATGATAGAAACTATGAAACTAATTTGCTTTTACATTTTTTCTGTGAGCATTTGAGAGAAAGTGAAGATTCAGATTTGTTCAACATTTATTGGCATCTCAGTTCGTAAGTAATGGGCTAAGTTCTGTCTTATATACTATACTGCATTGGTTAATTAATAcccttttcaattttaaaaaggcTTGAATATTGTTTCGTTTCAAAACCTATAACCAATGCTAAGGGATGGCAGAGCTTATGACGCTTTGTACATAAAACGTATCTTCAACCTCTCATGCTAACTTACATGATTTTAGGTCACATTTAAATCCTCAGGTTTAGCTGCTAAATATGCAGTGAGATTTCAGCTTTGGCAATTTTCTGTATTTATGTATGTGCTAGAATGTGCTTCACATGACTGCCTTCTTAAATCTTATTTGTCCTCCAGCTAACATGGTAAAACACTTCTCTTAAGCATTTTACGATTTCACATAGGTTGCTTATGGtatatcataattttttgttgttaaCACAGTATATGGGAAGGAAATAGAATGGTTAGGCTTAAATATGGTATAGCAGAAATTTTGTTGTTAACACAGAATATAGGAAGGACATGGAATGGTTAGGCTTAAATGTGGTTTCATATATATAAATCCAAGATACACATACCAATTTGTACTTGGTAAGATCTTGCTTGTTTTAGCTAAACATTTTATGTAAAAATCATAATCATTTTGCTGCTCTTCATAGGAAACGGTTCACTGTTAATGGAAAGTTGTCTGATTTACATCATAAAAATGATATAGTATCATCAACGTAGAAGAAATGGACTTATTCTTGTTGCCATGGCGCATGtttattttacaattaaatACATTTTGGCTTCCTGAAAATTTGGTCTAACTGAATTTTAGTTCAATAGACGGAGCACCAAATTGAAAACCTTACCCTCAACCACGCCTCATATTTAAAAGCATACACTTCACACCCCTTGGAGAGTTAGAAACGTTGGCACTAATACTCTTTAGTCAAAGCTACCAACAAAAGAAGCCATCTGCCAtactttataaatattgtaTTCTAAAACCAGAGATTGAATGAATCAGTCCATAAATGATGCATAGCTCTTCATCACATTTAATAGGTTCTCTATTTGCTTTTGTTGGTTTAATTATTAAGTAAAGAATAATACTATAATGCAGAAAAGTTAACTGCACGTTGTCCTTCTATGACTTTAGTAGTTTATGTTCACACTGCATAAAATTTTGTTGTTAATTCCTCGTGATTTGATAAATGTTAAACCATGAACACATACCTCTATGGATTGAAAATACTAAAGAGGATAAGAAGAAACAATTCATAACTTCAATTTTGGAGCATCTTTAACTTTGTTGTTTCTCTACCATAAATCAAACAGATTGGTTGGCCTATTCACAAAGGTATCCCCTTGCAGACCAGAAACTAGAGAGATAGGGTAGCCTATTCACAAAGCTGTTGAGTGTTCGTTGAACATCTCCATATCCATTGAATACTTCATTCACATCTGATTACAGAAAATGAGGTGTCACCATTATAATCAGATGATAGAAACTGTATAGATTTAAGGTGATTAGAGTAAGCTATACTCAAAATACAAATGAGGAAAGGATTAACATTGTCTTATCATACTCCCATTGAAAAGATGAAAGTGTAAACTTTTATcttgtttttttaaaaggttaGTGTATCGGTTGGGAGCGGATGGTTCCAAGATGTCTCGGTATCCAGTACCGACCGACATGTTTAAAGGATGATTAACAAGACTAAGCCATAAGGAAAATTAGGTAATACACCATTAATCATAATTAACGTGTTATTCTTGGTCCAACAATAATAAGACTCATCAAATTCATATAAATAGGCATAACAACTAAGATaaaggtatgtcattattacgCATTTATTGTACTAAATACTGAACacttacttgagcgtcagagcACCTTTTGCAGGTGTCCTTTCCACTGAGAACCGAAGGTAAAGAGCAAAGAGTGAAGGAAAGAAGCGGAGTCCATCTGAAGCAAAGGAGTTAATTGTTCAATCAATAAAGATTCTTTCAGTCCCTCTATACAATAAGAGTTAGATTAACATATTACTTTGGTGAGAGAAAGATAAACAACATCTATTCAATTCCCCAATGATGGAAAATGACATAATATTACATGTATACAAGATTTTGTGGAGGggaacaaaattattttagtggTCTCTAGGTTCCAAAAGAAACTAGTTTCTGTCACTCCCATCCTccattttgagaaaaagaaaataaaaggaataaACACCATTTTTTCATGACTTCTTTATTTGGGGAGAGTTCATAGTTTTCACACATTTGACTTTTGGCACTTGACAAGAGGGGTCTACGTTATCTTATGGATAAGCCGCATTATAAATTGTGCCATTTGCATGTTTGAAACTATTTGACAATTTGACACAGTATAACTTTCCCTGCCAATTCAAAccttgtgcacataaatttaTTACAATTATATCATTTCATTTCCCTCGAATTCTACATATAACTTTTGTTATCTTTCTAAAAAAGTGAAAAGGACTGTTAAATAGATTCCATGGAAATAGGAGTAAGGGAAAATTAAGGGGAATAAATAggattgaaattttaaaaggatatttttaacataaaatttttaaaagactatgTAAAAGTGTAATGAATTATTAGATTGTCTTTAGACTTTTActattatgattttaatttatttatatgacAACAATTTCAAAGATAGGACATTTTggatatataaaattttaaaaaactttatcaatttttagaaaatattaagaTTTTACTAAAGTTGATGTCaaatcaatataattttttaatcctttaatagttaattaattataactttatatCCTTCTATATGAATCTTCTATGTATTAGCAATTTAATTTTCTCGTTTCTGTTATTAGATTTGAACAATATATGTACAATGGTGgtctttatttttatgataatactgaagataaagatttttatattgatttagtTTAATTTCATCATAACGATATCATACGTTATGTTGCCTTCAATTAGAGGAGgaaaagtttaaaattcatcttaaacaaaaatttagctaatttgtatattttttttaacatcagGAGGGTTGTTATTAGTTacaaaaatctttaaaaacttatttctaGCAATTTAATTGAATACCATAAGAGCATTtacatcatttaaaaaatttaattgaatactataaagtcatttttataaaaaaaaaaatcctgtAAAATCCTAATCCAATACGTCTGCTGAAATAAATTTTTGCACTTCAActtttagttaaattaaatgaGTAAATACAATAAGAgaatttatcaaaaaaattaattcgtTTTACTttcttagttttttatttattttataaacactTTTGCAAAAGTTTATTCAAACAATACATTATTTTTCTACAAATGGTCATGAccgtataaatattttttattaagtttaatcttttttattcataaatgaAGAAACATTTAAACGCATTTATGCTTTCAACATATTAAATACAACAACTTTTTGGTATTCACTTtataaagaaacaaaataataatgataaaagatataattatattttggtcctcaaattaaaataaatttaattataatcccttaaattaaaaaaaatatagtttagtctttcaaatttgaaaaaaaatatgaatttaaaactTGGATTTATTGTTTGCTAACTAGAagcagtttttcaaaatattttagtccctcaaatttcatatttaaaaataaaataagtgttttctttaatttgagaccacatttttaaaatttaaatttttaaaccCAATTTACTTCAAAATTTATTAACTAAAGGCATAATTAGATCTTAATATGATAAGGTATGATATGGTAGGACaatacaaaaagagaaaacctAAATATTAAAGATACCTATTAATGTTGTTCTCCTATAGTTTTAGTAACATGGGATGCTTTTAGTACAATAATAAAAGTTCAAATGTGTGAGGAACAACATTTATGATACCTATGGTACTATATGTAAGTTTGTCCAATGCAGTATTATACACAACCATGTGttgatgaaaacaaaattaaaacaatatttataatttatttattatacaatATCAAttacacaaaatttaaaatatattataaatatgaaaatatccaagtaaatatattataataaaccAGAACATGACTCCAATTGTCCTAAAAGTACATAAAGTATAATTTCAAAACTTGAATTTGTGGAAAAGAACGTTAGGCCAAATTAGTTGAAGAGATAAAATAGCCGTTGTATCATGAAGAACATCAGACATCAAACATCAAATAAGGACAAACTAAATAAACAGTTCAGGTGGTTCATCAGTAACACATGGGCACCAAACAAGATTTGAGTTGGTAAAAGTAATGAAAATTTTACATTTGATACACAAATGAATAGCATGTAAAATTTTGTTTACTTTCTGTGACTTCACAAAGACTAAGCCTTCACAAATTACATTACACAGCATAACTAAGCCTTCACAAAGACTCCCTCAACTATCGTGTGAAGATGAACTATGTAGCATTGCCTTCTCATCATCTCGCTTTGGCGGTAGAGGCATAATTCCATTCTGATCCTCAGCTTCAGAACTGGTGGATGGTTTTGCACCATTAGTGATCATATTTTTCAACCAAGCAGTTTGAAATCTTGGGGACCCTCCTCCTCTATTTGAATTGTTAGGGGACTCTGGACCATTCTTAACGTTGTTAGTAACATTATTCGTAACACCTAAGAGGAACCGGTATGCTACTTTACTTGCTGACACAATCTCGGTTTTAGCTTGCCGGAACTGCAATCACCAGGTATCATCAAAATATGTCAATACTAATAATAAGTAATAACTACTTCACTGAAGTGTTCAAGCCAAAAGAACAAGAGACAGGTTATGATGAGACAATTCCAACAAATAGTATGCACAAGACAATAACTTGGTCGATTATGAACTTTGTTTCTTACCCGTAATGCAGTGTTTCCAGCCACTTCCA
This region includes:
- the LOC137837588 gene encoding pentatricopeptide repeat-containing protein At5g42450, mitochondrial — protein: MKIHMRNIVSRLSVAQTWIAPHSVSCSYITETHQANKHEASAVHKDINAYGLDSTTFHVACHMFEEMSGLTVASATTIIQGFVKRHCYEDAIHLFCKMLASEIRPNEFTFGTVLNSSTSHGNFIVGRQLHACAMKVGLSCHVFVGTPLLDLYFKLSTTEDAQKAFRDTLHPNVVSYTTLICGYLKRGRFEEALQVFHEMPERNVVSWNAMVGGCSQTGHNEEAVNFFIGMLREGFIPNESTFPCVICAAANIASLGVGKSFHACAIKFLGKVDQFVGNSLISFYAKCGSMDDSLLMFDKLFKRNIVSWNAVICGYAQNGRGVEAISFFERMGFEGYKPNDVTLLGLLWACNHAGLVDEGYSYFNRARLESPNLLKPEHYACMVNLLARSGRFAEAEDFLQSVPFDPGLGFWKALLGGCQIHSNKELGELAARKILSLDPEDVSSYVMLSNAHSAAGKWSDVATVRTEMKEKGMKRIPGSSWIEVRGKAHVFLTADHNHDRNYETNLLLHFFCEHLRESEDSDLFNIYWHLSS